The proteins below are encoded in one region of Streptomyces roseirectus:
- a CDS encoding NUDIX hydrolase, translated as MSVVWINGAFGAGKTSTARELNDLIPNSTLFDPEFVGGALTQLLPAKHLAEVGDFQDLPIWRRLVIDTAAALLGEVGGTLVVPMTLLRQEYRDEIFGGLAARRIPVRHVLLAPAETILRERIANRPVPADLPDGEMRVRQWAYDHIEPYRAALAAWLTADAHLIDTGALTPYETAQRIAEAVGTGVVPACDIVQTPEPTAETIASGVLLFDEDDRVLLVDPTYKPGWEFPGGVVEPGEAPARAGVREVEEETGIRLTDVPRLLVADWEPPSPPRYGGLRFLFDGGTLDAGAVANLCLPGPELRAWRFVTEQEAADLLPPTRYERLCWALRARERGAAVYLEAGVPVAGEAC; from the coding sequence GTGAGTGTCGTCTGGATCAACGGCGCGTTCGGTGCGGGGAAGACGTCCACCGCACGGGAGTTGAACGATCTGATCCCGAACAGCACGCTCTTCGACCCGGAGTTCGTCGGCGGGGCGCTCACCCAGCTTCTTCCGGCCAAGCACCTCGCCGAGGTCGGCGACTTCCAGGACCTGCCGATCTGGCGCCGACTGGTGATCGACACGGCTGCCGCGCTGCTCGGCGAGGTCGGCGGCACGCTGGTCGTCCCGATGACGCTGCTGCGCCAGGAGTACCGGGACGAGATCTTCGGCGGCCTCGCCGCCCGCCGGATACCGGTACGGCATGTGCTCCTCGCCCCGGCTGAAACGATACTGCGAGAGCGCATAGCCAACCGTCCGGTCCCGGCGGACCTCCCCGACGGCGAGATGCGGGTACGGCAGTGGGCGTACGACCACATCGAGCCGTACCGGGCCGCCCTCGCTGCCTGGCTGACGGCGGACGCCCATCTCATCGACACCGGCGCCCTCACCCCGTACGAGACGGCCCAGCGCATCGCGGAGGCCGTCGGGACGGGCGTCGTCCCGGCGTGCGACATCGTCCAGACGCCCGAGCCGACGGCGGAGACGATCGCCTCGGGGGTGCTGCTGTTCGACGAGGACGACCGGGTGCTGCTCGTCGACCCGACCTACAAGCCCGGCTGGGAGTTCCCCGGCGGCGTCGTCGAACCCGGCGAGGCACCCGCGCGCGCGGGCGTGCGCGAGGTCGAGGAGGAGACCGGTATCCGCCTGACGGACGTCCCCCGCCTGCTCGTCGCCGACTGGGAGCCGCCCTCGCCGCCCCGCTACGGCGGTCTGCGCTTCCTCTTCGACGGCGGCACGCTCGACGCCGGCGCCGTCGCGAACCTTTGCCTGCCGGGCCCCGAACTGCGCGCCTGGCGCTTCGTCACCGAACAGGAGGCCGCCGACCTCCTCCCGCCCACCCGCTACGAACGCCTGTGCTGGGCTCTGCGGGCCCGTGAGCGAGGTGCGGCCGTCTATCTGGAGGCGGGGGTTCCCGTGGCCGGAGAAGCCTGCTGA
- a CDS encoding LacI family DNA-binding transcriptional regulator, whose translation MTETPRRAPSLTTARYGNRPTMKDVAARAGVGLKTVSRVVNGEPGVTPETERRVQEAIDALGFRRNDSARVLRKGRTASIGLVLEDLADPFYGPLSRAVEEVARAHGALLINGSSAEDPDREQELALALCARRVDGLVVIPAGDDHRYLEPEIKAGVATVFVDRPAGRIDADCVLSDNFGGAREGVGHFIAHGHRRIGFIGDMPRIHTAAERLRGYRAAMEDAGIAVEDAWMSLGVTSPDRVRRAAEEMLSGPSPVTAIFAGNNRVTVTVIRVLAEHARRVALIGFDDLELADLLQPGVTVISQDAAVIGRTAAERLFQQLEGVGTAPERIVLPTRLITRGSGELPPAD comes from the coding sequence GTGACAGAGACGCCCCGACGCGCCCCCTCCCTGACCACCGCCCGCTACGGCAACCGTCCCACCATGAAGGACGTCGCCGCGCGCGCGGGTGTCGGCCTCAAGACCGTCTCCCGGGTGGTCAACGGCGAACCGGGGGTGACCCCCGAGACCGAACGGCGCGTCCAGGAGGCCATCGACGCGCTCGGCTTCCGCCGCAACGACAGCGCGCGCGTGCTGCGCAAGGGGCGCACCGCGAGCATCGGGCTCGTCCTGGAAGACCTCGCCGACCCGTTCTACGGCCCGCTCAGCCGCGCCGTCGAGGAGGTGGCACGCGCGCACGGTGCCCTGCTCATCAACGGCTCCAGCGCCGAGGATCCCGACCGCGAGCAGGAACTCGCGCTGGCACTGTGCGCGCGGCGCGTGGACGGGCTCGTGGTGATCCCCGCCGGCGACGACCACCGCTACCTGGAGCCCGAGATCAAGGCGGGCGTCGCAACGGTGTTCGTCGACCGTCCGGCCGGGCGGATCGACGCGGACTGCGTCCTGTCCGACAACTTCGGCGGCGCCCGCGAAGGCGTCGGCCACTTCATCGCGCACGGCCACCGGAGAATCGGGTTCATCGGCGACATGCCCCGCATCCACACGGCCGCCGAGCGCCTGCGCGGCTACCGGGCCGCCATGGAGGACGCCGGGATAGCGGTCGAGGACGCCTGGATGTCCCTCGGCGTCACCAGCCCCGACCGGGTGCGCCGGGCCGCCGAGGAGATGCTGTCGGGGCCCTCGCCGGTCACCGCGATCTTCGCCGGCAACAACCGGGTCACCGTCACCGTCATCCGCGTCCTCGCCGAGCACGCCCGCCGCGTCGCCCTCATCGGCTTCGACGACCTCGAACTCGCCGACCTCCTCCAGCCCGGCGTCACCGTCATCTCCCAGGACGCCGCCGTCATCGGCCGCACCGCCGCCGAACGCCTCTTCCAGCAGCTCGAAGGCGTCGGCACCGCCCCTGAGCGCATCGTCCTGCCGACCCGCCTGATCACGCGAGGGTCGGGGGAGCTGCCGCCGGCGGACTGA
- a CDS encoding ROK family protein gives MHTDLVAALDIGGTKIAGALVDGDGAILVRAQRPTPAREDGETVMGAVEAVLGELTASPLWTRVHSVGIGSAGPVDASAGTVSPVNVPGWRGFPLVARVRAVTGELPVELIGDGVAITAAEHWQGAARGHDNALCMVVSTGVGGGLVLNGRLHPGPTGNAGHIGHISVDLDGDLCPCGARGCVERIASGPHIARRALDNGWRPGPDGDTTAAAVAAAARAGDPAALAAFDRAAQALAAGIAATATLVEIDIAVIGGGVGKAGDVLFAPLRRHLASYATLSFVQGLTVVPAQMGTDAGLVGAAAAALGRREGAAAAGV, from the coding sequence ATGCATACCGACCTCGTGGCCGCGCTCGACATCGGCGGCACCAAGATCGCCGGAGCCCTGGTGGACGGCGACGGCGCGATCCTGGTCCGCGCGCAGCGGCCGACTCCCGCGCGGGAGGACGGTGAGACCGTGATGGGCGCCGTCGAGGCGGTGCTCGGGGAGCTGACCGCGTCGCCCCTGTGGACCCGCGTCCACAGCGTCGGGATCGGCAGCGCGGGCCCCGTCGACGCCTCCGCGGGCACCGTGAGCCCGGTCAACGTGCCCGGCTGGCGCGGTTTCCCGCTCGTCGCGCGTGTGCGCGCGGTCACCGGTGAGCTGCCTGTAGAGCTGATCGGCGACGGGGTCGCGATCACCGCCGCCGAGCACTGGCAGGGGGCCGCGCGCGGGCACGACAACGCGCTCTGCATGGTCGTCTCGACCGGTGTCGGCGGGGGTCTCGTCCTCAACGGCCGTCTTCACCCGGGGCCGACCGGCAACGCCGGGCACATCGGTCACATCTCCGTCGACCTCGACGGCGACCTGTGCCCCTGTGGCGCGCGCGGGTGCGTCGAGCGCATCGCCAGCGGTCCCCACATCGCCCGCCGCGCCCTCGACAACGGCTGGCGTCCCGGGCCCGACGGCGACACCACCGCCGCCGCGGTCGCCGCCGCCGCCCGCGCGGGCGACCCGGCGGCCCTGGCCGCCTTCGACCGCGCCGCCCAGGCCCTCGCGGCGGGCATCGCGGCCACCGCGACACTGGTCGAGATAGACATCGCCGTCATCGGCGGCGGCGTGGGCAAGGCCGGCGACGTCCTCTTCGCCCCGCTCCGCCGCCACCTCGCCTCCTACGCCACCCTCTCCTTCGTCCAGGGGCTCACCGTCGTCCCCGCGCAGATGGGCACGGACGCGGGGCTCGTGGGGGCTGCCGCGGCGGCCCTGGGGCGGCGCGAGGGGGCGGCTGCGGCGGGGGTGTAG
- a CDS encoding protein kinase family protein yields MRVRLTVHAAVSAALARLDDAGLTALLDTGTPLGTGVGGATARVEVAGHPVFVKRLPLADAERHRSTADVFGLPPACHYGIGAVPSPGFGAWRELEVYETTTRWAVSGRFPGFPLLRHARVLPATPADRSDAYAERAGAYWGPAVRARVEARATATANLLLFLEYVPQTLHDWLRAQVHGPRPDEACALVDRQLTALTDFLGTTGLVHFDTHFRNVLTDGRRLYLTDHGLALSTGFDLTPRERAFHAAHRTYDDAYTRAYLARWLVTEFHGGGADRLARLRAYADGARPEGMPDAVAGLVRRHAAVAAVMEEFESRLGQDSSAVFPAEAVHRLRTDRGA; encoded by the coding sequence GTGCGCGTGCGCCTGACCGTCCACGCCGCCGTGTCGGCCGCCCTCGCCCGCCTGGACGACGCCGGCCTCACCGCCCTCCTCGACACGGGCACGCCGCTCGGCACCGGCGTGGGCGGCGCGACCGCGCGCGTGGAGGTCGCCGGGCACCCGGTGTTCGTGAAGCGGCTCCCGCTGGCCGACGCGGAACGGCACCGCTCGACAGCCGACGTGTTCGGCCTCCCGCCCGCCTGCCACTACGGCATCGGCGCCGTCCCGAGCCCCGGGTTCGGCGCCTGGCGGGAGCTGGAGGTGTACGAGACGACCACCCGGTGGGCCGTCTCGGGCCGCTTCCCGGGGTTCCCGCTGCTGCGCCACGCGCGCGTCCTGCCCGCCACCCCGGCGGACCGCTCCGACGCCTACGCCGAGCGGGCGGGCGCCTACTGGGGACCGGCCGTCCGCGCGCGGGTCGAGGCCCGTGCGACGGCGACGGCGAACCTGCTCCTGTTCCTGGAGTACGTCCCACAGACCCTGCACGACTGGCTGCGCGCTCAGGTGCACGGTCCCCGCCCGGACGAGGCGTGCGCCCTGGTGGACCGTCAACTGACCGCGCTGACGGACTTCCTGGGCACCACCGGCCTCGTCCACTTCGACACCCACTTCCGCAACGTCCTCACCGACGGCCGGCGCCTCTACCTCACCGACCACGGCCTCGCCCTCTCCACCGGCTTCGACCTCACCCCGCGCGAACGGGCCTTCCACGCCGCCCACCGCACCTACGACGACGCCTACACGCGCGCGTACCTGGCCCGCTGGCTGGTCACCGAGTTCCACGGCGGCGGCGCCGACCGGCTGGCCCGCCTGCGCGCGTACGCGGACGGCGCGCGTCCCGAGGGGATGCCGGACGCGGTGGCCGGACTGGTCCGGCGGCATGCCGCCGTGGCGGCGGTGATGGAGGAGTTCGAGTCACGGCTGGGCCAGGACTCCTCGGCCGTCTTCCCGGCGGAGGCCGTACATCGGCTGCGCACGGACCGGGGAGCCTGA